TTTTTCTTGTTTCTGCTGGTTGTTTCCTTTGATTTCTCCCCAGAAATCGTCATCCATTCTTCCGATATGTTTTTCCCAGGCCCTCTGTGCAATGGTAATTTCACTATTGAAAGGTTCCTGACAGGCATTGATAAGTATTGTTTTCAAAGGTGGAATTGCATTTTCATCACGGATGCTTGCTGAGGTCAATCTTTGTCCTAAGATATTCAGCCAATGTTCAAACGGAATTGCTTCCAGAAATTCTGTTTTCACCTCATCTGAGTCATTACTTTCAAGAATATCAATGAATTTTGCAAAGCTTTCCTGCTTGTCAGTGATTATTTCTTCATTAAAATAAGGCAAATTCATTTCTAAAGTATTCTCCTTAAACCTATGAAGATTTTTTTCCAAAGTTTTCAGATGTTCTTTAGCTAAAACACCTTGGTATTTGTCTTTCCATTCTTCAGAAAACAGGGAAATATAGGGATCAAACAGGTTCATATTTTACAGCATTTTAATCACATTAACAGGAAGCTTTTCTTCTCTGATCAAATAGCCGATCAGATTAAACCATTCTTTACAGTGATCCAGAATCCAGGCATCAGAAGAAATAATAATCTCTGAACTTTCCGCTAAAAACTTATCCGGATTAAACTGCAGATCAGCTTCCCAATTGAGCTGTTGCTGCTCCGCAAATTCAAGAATAATCTGTTTAATTCGTCCACTGTTGGAAACCGGTTTGTCAAAGATCCAGACAAGCTTCTGAATCTGATTTTTCTGATAAAAGGCAGCAACCAGTTCTATCGCTCTTAAAGTCTGATTTACTCTTTTATACGTTCCATGAACTCCGGAAAGGTCCCGGATACAGCCATCCAATCCTTCAAATATATAAGCTTCAGAAAGCAGACTTTCCAACAGGATAAGGACATTAAAGCCATCGAGATAAACTGTTTTTCCTTTTAAATCTAAGGTTTCCACGTGTTTCAACCGTCTATTGTAAAGTTGTAAATCTGATGCAGACGCCCCTCGCAAAGCTTGTATCTGACGGGTTTTCAATCTATATCTGTTTCCAACAAGTTCAGAAGCTGCTTTTTCCGGATATTCTCTGGTTAAAAGATACCGCATGTCCTCAACAGCCAGTTTCAGCTTGCCGATCTGCTTCTCTGAACCAAACAGAGTGTCATCTCCTGTATTTTTTCCGCGGTTTCTGTTATTCATATTCAAAAATAGAATTTTTGGTGAATTTTTAGGGTAAGAAATAGATTTTATTGGCAATGTAAGAGACTTCCCCGTCAAAAGAGAGGAATTGTGCTCATTCAATAGTAATGCTTATCAAGTCAACACCTTAAACAGAATTCAAGGTTAACATTGTTTCTTTCATTCCAATTCCTGATCTGTTATGTTTTCTACAACAAAAGAGATATTTTGTACAACGTTTTGATATTTATTACGGATAAGTTTGCAAAGACTTAAAAAATACCCTTATGAATACACTGAAAAAATTATGTTATCTGTCTGCATCCATGCTGTTATCAGCATCTTTCGTTGCATGTTCAAGCGATGACAATGAAATTATTATTGAACAGCAGACTCCCTCACAGGTACTATCTTCCACTCCATGGGAAACAACCGGAGCCAAGGATAAAAGTGGAAATAATGTAGCACTTACAGATGCCAGTGTGGCTGGATATGTAGGTTTTGCATATTTCAAAGCAGATGGGAAATTTGCTATTTACAGTCTTACGGATGTGCTGAGATCTATGGGAACATGGTCTGTAGATGCACAGGGAAAAACAAGAACTATAGCCGCATTGAACCCGGATGGAACAACTATTTTCACCCGTGATGTTGAAATTCTTGTTTTAAACAGAAATGAATTTACGTACAGAATCCGTCCTAACTCCAGTGATCCGTCAGTTTATTATGACATCATCCATATGAGAACTTCTCATGCAGAACCAACTAATGGACAGCTTACACTAGCTTCTACGCCATGGGAAACTACCAGTGCTAAGGATAAAAGTGGAAATAATGTGGCACTTACAGATGCCAGTGTGGCCGGATATGTAGGATATTCTTACTTCAAAGCTAACGGAACTTTTAAAATTTTCGGATTAAATGATGTATTGAGATCTGAAGGTACATGGTCGATTTCTCCGGATGGAAAGAAGAGAACACTTACCACGCCTACTTTTACCCGTGTTGTGGATATTCTGCTTCTGAACGAAACAACATTCACCTACAGAATTACTCCTGATGCGGCAAACCCAGCTGTATTTTACGACATTATTCATACGAAGGTAAACCATAAAGAGCCTTTGTAGTGATTATTTTTTTATAATAAGGAAAAAACCTGCCCATTACTGAGCAGGTTTTTATTTTTAAAATTAAAAAAATGGATTGTTGATAATTCATTACATATATTCTTCCCACCATTTTTTCCAGGTTATGGTTCCCAACTGATCGAGATCTACTTTTTCTCCTATCATTGGAAGAGTAATCGGTACATTGTTTTCTTCTGCATGTTTTGATGCAAGGGTTAAAGGTTCATACCATGCATGCTGTGCCAGCTTGAATTTAGAATTATGTACGGGGATAAAATTTTTGGCTTTCAATTCTTTAATTTCTGTGATAAGCTGATCCGGCAAAGTGTGAATATATGGCCACTTTTCGTTATACTGTCCGTTTTCCATGATGGCCAGATCAAACGGTCCGTATTGATCTCCAATTTCTGTGAAATGATTTCCATAACCGCTGTCACCACCCAGAAATAGTTTTTTCGTAGGTGTTTTTAAAACAAATGAAGTCCATAGTGAGATATTACGGTTCAGCAATCTTCCTGAAAAGTGTCTTGCAGGAGTAAGTGTGATTCTGAAACCTTCTGCAATGTCTATGCTTTCCCACCAGTTTTTTTCGATGATTTTGTCAAAGTTCCAGCCCCAGTATTCAAAATGCTGGCCTGTACCCAAACCACAAATGACTTTTCCTACTTTATCTTTTAATTCCTGAACGGTTTTATAATCGAGATGATCCCAGTGGTCATGCGAGATGAGCAGAAAGTCTATTTCCGGCATATGTTCCGGTTTATAATAATCGGCGCCCTGAAAAGCTTTGATGGAACCCGGCATCGGAGAAGCATTTCCGCTGAAAACGGGATCTATCAGAAATTTTTTACCATCTACCTGTATAAAATAGGAACTGTGCCCGAACCATACCAAAACATTTTCTTCGGGCTGAAGGTTCTTCAGATCTGTTACGATAAATGGAAGTGCTGTTTTTGGTGAAGTATTTTCTACTTTGCATAAGGTGTGGAAAAGAACCTTGGTCATACTTTCCCCTTCCAGTAAAGCAGGTGTTGTCAATATATTCTGAAATCTCCCATTGAGATAATTGGGAAGTGTATTGAAATATTCTTTTCTTTTTTCGTCGGGAAACTGCCCGAGCTGTTTTTTTAAATTTTTCATTCCCTTAATTTTTTACATTCTGAGCCTTTCTTCTTCCAGATCCAGCCTTGTTAAATAATGTCTTATATATTCTTCGTCAATATTCGGGTTGCGTCTGTTTTCTTCCCGAAGCCAGATTCTTTGCTGCTCGATGGTTTCAAAATAGATTGCTTTCGCTTCATCAGACAGCTTATGAATAGAGTCTTCTTTATCTTCCTGTTCCCAGCGGTCCATCAGTTTGCTAAAATATTCATTTTCGCTTCTTCTTTCTTTATAATTTTCATCCAGATGTCTGAAAGCTACCCGCCGCATTTCTCTTCTCAGAAAATGTTCAGATTCTTCTTCGGACATATATCCACCTCCTACGTCAGATACATTGAGTTTTTTGATCAGAGCAGGTAATGTAAGCCCCTGAATAATTAAAGTAGCAAGAATCACAATGAAGGTAATGAAAAGTATGAGATCACGATGTGGGAAAGGCTGCCCGTTTTCCATCACTACAGGAATAGATAACGCTGCCGCAAGAGAAACAACCCCGCGCATTCCCGTCCAGCCCATCAGTATTGGAGCTTTCATTCCCGGATTTCTGTCTGCCACATTAATAAAATTCCGCATAATCAGAGTCACAAAAACTGCACCAAAAGATGACAGAAAACGCACGAGAATCAGTACTGCTGTAATCAATACTCCGTAACCAACAGCATCGGATAGACTTATTCCTTCTTTGTTTAAACCTACCATAATTTCCGGCAGATCCAATCCGATGAGTAAGAACACAATTCCATTGATCAGAAATACAAAACTTTCCCAGACATTGGAACCTCTTAATCTTGATTGTGAAGTTCTGAAAATCTCATGTCTTCTTACGGAAAGGAACAACCCTCCGCTCACCACAGCCAATACTCCCGAAGCATGAACTTCTTCTGCTGCAATATACATCACATAAGGAGCAACCAGGCTAAGGATGGCATCCATATTGACATCAGTAGGAAATATTTTTTCAATTTTAAGGAATACAAAAGCCAGTACAACTCCAATTCCCAGGCCTCCAAAAACCATCCATCCAAAACTAGAGGCTGCATCCTGCCATATAAACTGTCCTGTAGCCACTGCCACCATTGCAAATCTGAAAATGATCAGCGAGGAGGCATCATTGAATAAGCTTTCCCCTTCCAGAACGGTAGACAGATTTTTAGGAACTTTTACAAATTTTAAAATAGCCCCTGCACTTACCGCATCCGGCGGTGACACTATTCCTCCCAACACAAAACCTAACGCCAGTGAAAATCCGGGAATATATGAATTAGCTACCACCGCTACTGATATTGCAGTAAGAAAAACCACAATGAAAGCGAAGCTGGTAATGATCCTTCTCATTTTCCATATTTCCTTCCATGAAACGGCAAAAGCAGCTTCATATAAAAGCGGAGGCAGGAAAATAATAAAGATCAGTTCAGGGTCAATTTTTAACACCGGCAATCCGGGAATAAAACTGATAAGAAGTCCTGCAACAACCAGTATGATAGGATAGGCTACTTTCAAGCGGTTAGCCAGCATAATGGCCCCGATAATGACAAGGACCAGTCCCAGATAATAAATAAAATTTTCCACCATTGCTTTTTCAATTAATTTTAAATCAAGTCTCTGTTTTTTGGATCACAAAATTTAAAAGAAAATTAAATATAAGCATAAGATTTTGAGATGTGAAAATAAATTTGATCAGCTGTAAAATTTTTAACCAATGATTGTTAATGCAAGTAAATCTGATCCTTAGAAAGCCATGTTACCAGTCCCAACATAATAAGTCCCAATATTGAACATAATAGAATAAATACAGCTAAAGTCTTTGCCAACTCTGTCCAATACTTCTTTTTATCGAAAGTAAAATCTACAGGATTGATATTATATGTAGTATAAACGGAAGGGTTTATACGCAAATCCGGCCTGAAATATACAATTCCCTGAATATATCTTCTCTGTAAAGCTTTGAGATTTACAATGTAACTGTTGTAACCGCCATCAACTCCATCAAAATCTACGTCCGTTACAGAGTCATTGTATTTTACCTTCAATACATAGATTTTATTTCTGGGGCTAAGGCTTACATCATATTCATTTTCAAGGTGATATTTTTCCAGATCATCGTAAAGAATACTGTCTATTGTTCCATTTTTTCTTTCATAGTGAACTCCCTTATCATCCACGACAATCCTTTTAATTTCTCTTTTTCTTACCGTCTTCTGATAAAGAACAAAACGGTATAAACCAAAAACGAGAGCCGGATAATACAATATGGCGACTATAACAAGCACCACAATATTTTTACAAATGATAACAGGTAGTGCCAACAGCACCAAAAACATCACCAATAATAAAAGTACTGCCAATGTTCTGGTCAGCCAGGTCATGAACCCCCATGACTTAGAAACTAATGGCAAAAAATCTTTTCTTACATCCTCTTGCATCTGTTCAAGATACGAAAAAAGCTAATACTATAAAAGAGCCATAGTGGCACACCATGACTCTTTTTACCAAATTGAAAATAAGATATAATTAAATTGAAACTATGAAATCGTATAGGTTTTTTCTGTTGTTGTATTATATGTATCGGAGATAACATTGTCTACAAATCTCCATTCTGCTACAGAACTTCCGGTAGTAAATTTCACATGCAGATAACCTCTTTTATAGAGATTGGCATAATCAAGGTCATCAATCAGTAATGAAAATGCCTGAGCCAGCTCTATGGCTTTTGCAGGATCAGACGTGATTCCCAGGTAGCCTTCCAATCCCGGGGAAGAAACGGAGCTGCACGCCAGTTCGGTTCCGATAAATTTTCCTTGGGCATCTGTCAGTTTTCCTAACCATGCATTGTGGGTATCTCCTGCCAATACGACTACGTTTTTCCCTGCAAGAACAGAATACAGCTGCTCTCTTTCCATGAAATATCCATCCCAGGCATCTAAATTATAAGGTAAAGTAGTTGTGATTCTGGCAATTTCCTGCGGCGTTAATGTAGGATCCTGCTGTTGGTATCTTGTCTTAAGAATAATCAGTTGTGTGATGGTATTCTGAAGTGCCTGCATGGTGGCTGGCTGTGCACTTCCGTGCTGTTTTATTTCTACTAAAATCTGGTTCAACAGCATCAGAAGTTCTGCAGGAACCATCATTTTGGTCATTAAAATCTGCTGTCCAAGTACTTTCCATTTTGCCGTATCCCCGTTGATCTGAGAACTCAGCCATGACAACTGCTCGCTTCCGATCAGTTTTCTGCTGGTACTCAGGAAGTCTGTTTTAAACTGTACCTGATTGAAGTTTCCTGTACTATCAAGATAATCGGAGTATTCCATTTGTTTATCTCTTGCAATCACCCTTGTATCCATCATATAAAGGGAAAGTATATTTCCGAAGCTGAAGCTTCTGTAAATTCTCATATCCTTCCCTGTTTTAAGAGGAATATACTCGCTGTATGCCTGGAAGGCGGCCATTTTTCTTACCTGGAAATCACCTTCATTGGGCTGATGATTTTCGGCTCCGGTTTTATAGGTATCATTGGCAAACTCATGATCATCCCAAACACAGATGAATGGTTTTTTCTGATGAAGAAGCTGAAGGTTTTTATCACCTCTGTACTGTCTGTAACGTTCTCTGTAATCGCTGAGATTAAGAATTTCCTTAGCCGGCAGATGGGCTCTTCCCAATTGATTGGTATAAGGATTTGTTCCATATTGCCCCGGAGCATATTCATAAATATAATCCCCAAGGTGTACTACTACGTCAGCTTCAGATTTTGCAATCGCTCCATAGACATTAAAAAGTCCTGCTGGAAAGTTGGAACAGGATACCACCGCCATCTTTACTTCGTTTACAGCATCTGATTTTGAAGGTAAAGTAAGGGTTTCTCCTGTCACACTCACTTCCTTGGTTTTGCTGTTATAGAATCTGTAGTAATACTTTGTGTTGGAAGAGATATTCTGTACATCTACCGCTACCGTGAAATCATTCACTGCCGTTGCATTAACCTGTCCTCTTCTTACGACTTCTGAAAAGTTGCTGTTTTTACTGATCTCCCATGTAATTTCTGCATCAGTTCCTTTGGAATATCTTGTCCAGATAATGATTCCTGCTGCACTTGGATCAAAACTCGCCACGCCGGATTCAAATCCTCCGTTTTTAAGATCGTCAGGAGCATTTCCGTTTTCAGTGAAATCATCGCTGCAGCTTTCGATTAAGGGAGCAATGAAAATCCCTCCGGCTGCCAATAATGAATTTTTAAGAAATCTTCTTCTGTTGAATTGGTTGTTGTTTTCCATCATTACTTTTTTTGCAAAGCAACGGTATCTGTGGAAGAAGGCTGTTAACTGAATTTTAAATGTATTTTATGGTTTTTTAAACAAATGTTTAATGTTATGCATAGGAAATTTGAAGAATTAAAATGTCTCTTTTTAAGAAAATAAGAATAGGAATCTATGTAAATATTTTTAAAAGTTGTTCTGCTTTTTATTACATTCACCAGGCTAATAATTATGATTAATGATATGACTAAAAAAATCATTCTTTCGCTATTTCTCTTAATAACCGGATATTTTTTCTATAATCCCATGATCATAGCCTTAACAGCTGTGAAAGATCCTGAATCTATTCACTTTAAACCTGATCAGGTATTTAAATTAAAAGATATTCCTGAACTGAAAAGTTCTCAAAATATGGCTGTATATATTACTTTAACTCAGGGCGACCAAAAAAATCTCAGCCCCATAATTCCTAAATGGAAAATTTTAAAGTCTGACAATACAGCTTTGATACACGATTTGCTTAATTGTAATTTCAGATATAACAACTCAGATACCTCAACAATACAAAGTAAAATGTATGTATATTCCGACAATGTATTAGTTTTTGAAAGTGAAATTTCTCTTGATACCAATAGTTTAGGACTTCAAAACAAAACTACAGGCTGGACAACACCTGTGGATAATAATCATTTGCTTACTATTATAAGTCAGTTTGACAGATATAATCTCCCGGTTTTGATTCTTAAGTAAATCTTTGATAAATAAAAATTATTTGAATTCTGTAAAAAATACGTTCTATACTAAAACTATATGTATTTTATTTTAATGTGAAATTGATTTCTCAATCTCTTTAATATAGATAGACGGAGTAGTTCCTGTCTTTTTCTTAAACGCAATCGAAAATGCCTGTACGTTATTATAACCTATTTCTTCAGCAATAACAGGTAATTTATATGAACGGAATTTTTTATCTTTTACAAGTTGATCTAATGCATAATCAATGCGTAAATCATTAAGATAGGTTGTGAAATTTTTACCTTTATGATTGTTAATGATTTCTGACAGATAGCCAGTATTGGTTTTTATATTTTTTGCCAGACTTGTTAATGTAATACCATTTTTTAAAAAATGAAGCTTGTTTTCAAAAGTATCCAAATCCTTTAAAATAGATTGAACAACCTCTTCGGGAAGAGTTTTATTTGTTTTGCTGCTTTCAACTTTTACCGGCTGATATATTTCTATTTGTTTTCCGTTTTGATGTTGAATGGTTTCTGGACTTCTTTTTTCAATTAAATGAATTAAATCCTGAGCAATTTTTTGATGTTTTCTCTCACCTTTTTTAGATTTATAATAAAAATAGGTAAGAAAGAATAATATTAGTGTTAAGATACTGACAGAAACATACAAAAATGTTTTTTTATTTTTCAATTCCTTTATTATATCTTCTTTTTCCTGCAGAAGATTTGGGGTATCATATTTTTGGTGCAACTCTGTTGATAAGTACCGAAATTGTTCATCGAGTTTTTTGTCAACTTTTAGAAAACGGTCAATATAATAGAGCTGTTTTTCTTTATCACCACTTTCCCTATAATAATCTATTAGAAAAGTATATACATCTGCTAATTCCGGAAAGGTAATCTCCGTTTTTTTGATATTGGAATCTATTTCAGTGAAATATTTTATCGCCTCCTGTTTATTATTTAATTCATCATAACATTTTCCAAGGCTATATAATACATAATTTTGATTGTTATCATTAATACCTGAAAAATAAGCATATGCCTTTTTAAGCTCAGCAATAGCGGTCTGATAATTTTTAGTTGCAAGATTGAGCTGACCGGATAAATATAAATATTGATTCGTATTATATTTATTCTTTCGCACAAAAGGAGAATTGAGCCCTTCCTGAATGAAAAAACCGGCAGAATCAATTTTATTTATTTTAATATAGCAGTAGACAAGACTTACCCGCATTTGATCATGCTGATATTCATCTGTTATATTTTGGGAGTTCAATAAATGATATCTAAAAGTTTTTACAGCTTCTTTATTTCTTCCCATATAACTATTCAAATAGGCAATATTCATATTTGCATAGGCTATCTGCTTTACATTTTTTTGCTTTTTTGAATACTCTAAACCTAAAATATAATTATCAAGGGCAGCTTTTAAGTTACCATACTTATAATATAGGTTTCCTTTTATGATAAATGTTCTGGCAGGGTATATATCTCCTTTTACATTTTTTGTAATCATGGCCAGACTATCGATATACTTTAACGCCAATGGGAAATCTTCAGTTAAATGCATAAGATTATAACCTTCTGCAATTTCAAGGATATTTTTTTCCTTTTTTGCTTTTGTTAGATAATATTGAGAAACAGCTCTAGCTTCTAATCTCTTATTATCTTCATCATAAATGGTAAATTTATTTTTTAACTTTTCATAATTCCATAGTCTTAAACTATCAATTTTGTTTTGAGTAAAAAATAGACTGTAAAGGAAGGTAAATAAAAGTAAAAATATCTGTTTCATTAATTTTTCTATACTCTACAAAAATATTCATTTACCTTTAAAAGAAAATAAAAAAGCACCTACATTTCTGTAAGTGCTTGATTTATTGTGGTCCCACCTGGGCTCGAACCAGGGACCACCTGATTATGAGTCAGGTGCTCTAACCAACTGAGCTATAGGACCTCAAAACTTGGTTAAATTTTGTGTTTGCAAAAATAGTAAAATTTCTTTCACTACAAAATTTTTTATTGCTTTTCTTGGCAAAGTTCTACCAGCACGCCGTTTGTAGACTTTGGATGCAGGAATACAACTAATTTATTATCAGCACCTTCTTTCGGTTCTTCGGAGATAAACTGAAATCCTTCTTTTTTCAGTCTTTTCACTTCTTCCACGATATTTTCAACACCAAATGCCAGATGATGGATGCCTTCCCCCTTTTTATCAATGAATTTTGAGATCGGACTTTCAGGATTACTGGCTTCCAGCAGCTCAATTTTACTTTCTCCTGTTTCATAAAAAGAAGTTACCACCCCTTCCCTTTCCACAGATTCTTTTTTATAGGATTCTTTTCCTAATAGCTTGGCAAAAAGCTCATCAGAAACACCTAAAGACTTTACGGCAATACCAATATGTTCTAGCTTCATAAATACTAATAAATATAATTAAATCGTAAATTTGATACTACAGTTGAATTTCAAAGTATCAATTCAAACAAAAGTACTAAATTTGCAGAAATTATGGAAAGTAACAGACAAAGAAAAGTAGCACAGATTATTCAGGAAGACTTCGCAGAGCTTTTCCGCAAACAGGCTGCAGAAAGCAAACAGAGTATTTTAGTATCTGTTTCAGATGTGAAAGTAACTGCTGACTTAGGAATTGCCAAGATCTATTTAAGCATTTTCCCACAGGAATTCCGTACCGCTGTGATGAAGGAGATAGAAGAAAACAAACCTCAGTACAGAAACTTCATCGGGCAGAAAATGTCAAAACAGGTACGTATCATTCCACAGCTTAACTTTTACCTTGACACTGCTCTGGATGATGTTGAAAAACTGGAAAGAGAATTAAGAGGCGAAGGCGACAATCCTGTTTTATAAATCTTGAAGAATATTGCATTTTACATAGCATCCAGATACCTTTTGGCTAAAAAAGGCAGCACCGCGGTTACGTTCATTACGTGGCTGTCTGTGGGTGCCATGACGGTTGCTGTGACTGCAATGTTCGTCATTATTTCTGTTTTTTCAGGCCTTGAGGACCTGAATAAAGACCTTATTTCTAATCTTCATGCAGACCTTACTTTAAAAAGCACTTCCGGAAAAACCATTAAAAATCTGGATATCGTCAATAAAGTATTGGGTACCCATAAAGAAGTTACCAGTTTCTCCCGTGTTATTGAAGAAAAAGTATACATTAGTTTCAACGGAAAAGGAGATATTGCCTATTTAAGAGGTGTTGATTCTGCTTACACCAAAGTAAACCCTATCAATAAAGATGTTTTCTACGGAACTTATCCAAGCTTCAAATATTCCAATGAAGTATTGATGGAAAATAGTCTGGACAACAGGCTTTCAATTCCTGTAGATTCTTCCAACCATTATGCGACAGTCTTTATGCCCAAACCGGGAACAGGGATTATCAATAAAGAAGAAGACATTTATAATAAAAGAGATATTTCGGTAACTGGTGTTTTCCCTGGAAAAGATCAACTGGACAATTATATTATCTCTCCTATAGAGCTTGCGGAAGAATTACTTAACCTTCCCAAAAAGTCAGCTTATCAGATTGTTATTAAACTAAAAAATCCGGAAAATGCAGATGCTGTAAAACAAAGTCTACTTTCTTCTCTCGGAAAAAATATTGAGATCAAAACCAAGGAAGAAGAAAATGCTGCTTTCTGGAAAATGATCAACACTGAAAAACTTTTTATTTACCTGATTTTTGCACTGGTTATCTTTATTACTACCTTTAACCTTGCCGGAGCAATCATTATCCTTCAGCTTGATAAAAAGGAACAGGCAAAATCATTGATATCACTCGGCTTTCCTTTAAGCCATTTGAGGATGACCTATTTCTACACCGGCCTCCTGATTGTTGTTTCCGGAGTGATTACCGGATTGATTCTTGGAACAGCACTGTGTTACTTCCAGTTCTACACAGGATTCTTCAGAGCCAATGAAGTACTGCCGTTCCCGGTAAAAATTGTAGGAAAAAATTATCTTATTGTAGCCCTTACAGCTTCTTTGTTT
Above is a genomic segment from Chryseobacterium viscerum containing:
- a CDS encoding alkaline phosphatase D family protein, with protein sequence MMENNNQFNRRRFLKNSLLAAGGIFIAPLIESCSDDFTENGNAPDDLKNGGFESGVASFDPSAAGIIIWTRYSKGTDAEITWEISKNSNFSEVVRRGQVNATAVNDFTVAVDVQNISSNTKYYYRFYNSKTKEVSVTGETLTLPSKSDAVNEVKMAVVSCSNFPAGLFNVYGAIAKSEADVVVHLGDYIYEYAPGQYGTNPYTNQLGRAHLPAKEILNLSDYRERYRQYRGDKNLQLLHQKKPFICVWDDHEFANDTYKTGAENHQPNEGDFQVRKMAAFQAYSEYIPLKTGKDMRIYRSFSFGNILSLYMMDTRVIARDKQMEYSDYLDSTGNFNQVQFKTDFLSTSRKLIGSEQLSWLSSQINGDTAKWKVLGQQILMTKMMVPAELLMLLNQILVEIKQHGSAQPATMQALQNTITQLIILKTRYQQQDPTLTPQEIARITTTLPYNLDAWDGYFMEREQLYSVLAGKNVVVLAGDTHNAWLGKLTDAQGKFIGTELACSSVSSPGLEGYLGITSDPAKAIELAQAFSLLIDDLDYANLYKRGYLHVKFTTGSSVAEWRFVDNVISDTYNTTTEKTYTIS
- a CDS encoding Na+/H+ antiporter — protein: MVENFIYYLGLVLVIIGAIMLANRLKVAYPIILVVAGLLISFIPGLPVLKIDPELIFIIFLPPLLYEAAFAVSWKEIWKMRRIITSFAFIVVFLTAISVAVVANSYIPGFSLALGFVLGGIVSPPDAVSAGAILKFVKVPKNLSTVLEGESLFNDASSLIIFRFAMVAVATGQFIWQDAASSFGWMVFGGLGIGVVLAFVFLKIEKIFPTDVNMDAILSLVAPYVMYIAAEEVHASGVLAVVSGGLFLSVRRHEIFRTSQSRLRGSNVWESFVFLINGIVFLLIGLDLPEIMVGLNKEGISLSDAVGYGVLITAVLILVRFLSSFGAVFVTLIMRNFINVADRNPGMKAPILMGWTGMRGVVSLAAALSIPVVMENGQPFPHRDLILFITFIVILATLIIQGLTLPALIKKLNVSDVGGGYMSEEESEHFLRREMRRVAFRHLDENYKERRSENEYFSKLMDRWEQEDKEDSIHKLSDEAKAIYFETIEQQRIWLREENRRNPNIDEEYIRHYLTRLDLEEERLRM
- the mce gene encoding methylmalonyl-CoA epimerase, producing MKLEHIGIAVKSLGVSDELFAKLLGKESYKKESVEREGVVTSFYETGESKIELLEASNPESPISKFIDKKGEGIHHLAFGVENIVEEVKRLKKEGFQFISEEPKEGADNKLVVFLHPKSTNGVLVELCQEKQ
- the rbfA gene encoding 30S ribosome-binding factor RbfA, whose amino-acid sequence is MESNRQRKVAQIIQEDFAELFRKQAAESKQSILVSVSDVKVTADLGIAKIYLSIFPQEFRTAVMKEIEENKPQYRNFIGQKMSKQVRIIPQLNFYLDTALDDVEKLERELRGEGDNPVL
- a CDS encoding MBL fold metallo-hydrolase, which gives rise to MKNLKKQLGQFPDEKRKEYFNTLPNYLNGRFQNILTTPALLEGESMTKVLFHTLCKVENTSPKTALPFIVTDLKNLQPEENVLVWFGHSSYFIQVDGKKFLIDPVFSGNASPMPGSIKAFQGADYYKPEHMPEIDFLLISHDHWDHLDYKTVQELKDKVGKVICGLGTGQHFEYWGWNFDKIIEKNWWESIDIAEGFRITLTPARHFSGRLLNRNISLWTSFVLKTPTKKLFLGGDSGYGNHFTEIGDQYGPFDLAIMENGQYNEKWPYIHTLPDQLITEIKELKAKNFIPVHNSKFKLAQHAWYEPLTLASKHAEENNVPITLPMIGEKVDLDQLGTITWKKWWEEYM
- a CDS encoding helix-turn-helix domain-containing protein encodes the protein MKQIFLLLFTFLYSLFFTQNKIDSLRLWNYEKLKNKFTIYDEDNKRLEARAVSQYYLTKAKKEKNILEIAEGYNLMHLTEDFPLALKYIDSLAMITKNVKGDIYPARTFIIKGNLYYKYGNLKAALDNYILGLEYSKKQKNVKQIAYANMNIAYLNSYMGRNKEAVKTFRYHLLNSQNITDEYQHDQMRVSLVYCYIKINKIDSAGFFIQEGLNSPFVRKNKYNTNQYLYLSGQLNLATKNYQTAIAELKKAYAYFSGINDNNQNYVLYSLGKCYDELNNKQEAIKYFTEIDSNIKKTEITFPELADVYTFLIDYYRESGDKEKQLYYIDRFLKVDKKLDEQFRYLSTELHQKYDTPNLLQEKEDIIKELKNKKTFLYVSVSILTLILFFLTYFYYKSKKGERKHQKIAQDLIHLIEKRSPETIQHQNGKQIEIYQPVKVESSKTNKTLPEEVVQSILKDLDTFENKLHFLKNGITLTSLAKNIKTNTGYLSEIINNHKGKNFTTYLNDLRIDYALDQLVKDKKFRSYKLPVIAEEIGYNNVQAFSIAFKKKTGTTPSIYIKEIEKSISH
- a CDS encoding DUF434 domain-containing protein — protein: MNNRNRGKNTGDDTLFGSEKQIGKLKLAVEDMRYLLTREYPEKAASELVGNRYRLKTRQIQALRGASASDLQLYNRRLKHVETLDLKGKTVYLDGFNVLILLESLLSEAYIFEGLDGCIRDLSGVHGTYKRVNQTLRAIELVAAFYQKNQIQKLVWIFDKPVSNSGRIKQIILEFAEQQQLNWEADLQFNPDKFLAESSEIIISSDAWILDHCKEWFNLIGYLIREEKLPVNVIKML
- a CDS encoding DUF4822 domain-containing protein produces the protein MNTLKKLCYLSASMLLSASFVACSSDDNEIIIEQQTPSQVLSSTPWETTGAKDKSGNNVALTDASVAGYVGFAYFKADGKFAIYSLTDVLRSMGTWSVDAQGKTRTIAALNPDGTTIFTRDVEILVLNRNEFTYRIRPNSSDPSVYYDIIHMRTSHAEPTNGQLTLASTPWETTSAKDKSGNNVALTDASVAGYVGYSYFKANGTFKIFGLNDVLRSEGTWSISPDGKKRTLTTPTFTRVVDILLLNETTFTYRITPDAANPAVFYDIIHTKVNHKEPL